A region from the Silene latifolia isolate original U9 population chromosome 7, ASM4854445v1, whole genome shotgun sequence genome encodes:
- the LOC141592011 gene encoding RNA-binding KH domain-containing protein RCF3, with product MAGHRYGQGKRARSSDHSENGGHKRRNPGDESYAIGPDDTVYRYLCPAQKIGSIIGRGGDIVKQLRLDTKAKIIIRETVPGSDERVVTIYSTSQESNPFDEMDTQVCPAQDALFRVHDRVIAEDSPADDDPEATQNVIARFLVPNDQIGCIIGKGGQIVQTIRTETGAQIRILKDEHLPRCALSTDELLQISGEAPVVRKALYQIASRLHDNPSRTQHLLASAVPASLYSSPGSLMGGPGGAPIYTPIVSPYGGYNSERSNRSRSSYSSRGDTSSKEFSVRFVCPTVNIGGVIGKGGAIITQIRQETRANIKVDSSSAEGDDCLITISSKEYLEDQVSPTIEAARRLQPRCSEKTERDSGIVSFTTRILVHSSCIGCLIGKGGAIISEMRNMTRANIRILSKDDLPKVAAADDEMVQISGDLDVAETALINITSRLRANLFEKEGQVILPVHPYPPVSPEVDRFPYEGRESRRYGRDVPYSAGYSSNDLPPPEPYGSYAGLQSSGGGTRYDAYGGYSSGRTSSSAFSGRLSGPNPGSRRKPYY from the exons ATGGCTGGTCATAGGTATGGTCAAGGTAAGCGCGCACGGTCTTCGGACCATTCTGAGAATGGAGGCCATAAAAGGAGAAATCCAGGTGACGAGTCTTACGCCATTGGTCCTGATGATACCGTTTATCGTTACCTTTGTCCTGCCCAAAAGATTGGAAGTATTATAGGTAGAGGAGGGGATATTGTTAAACAATTGAGGTTGGACACAAAGGCTAAGATTATTATTAGGGAGACAGTTCCAGGTAGTGACGAACGAGTTGTTACCATTTATAGTACTAGTCAAGAATCGAACCCCTTTGATGAGATGGATACTCAAGTTTGTCCAGCTCAGGATGCACTCTTTAGGGTGCATGATAGAGTTATTGCAGAAGACTCTCCTGCTGATGATGACCCGGAAGCTACTCAAAATGTTATCGCTCGCTTTCTTGTGCCCAATGATCAGATTGGTTGCATTATTGGTAAAGGTGGTCAAATTGTTCAAACCATACGTACTGAGACTGGTGCTCAGATCCGCATTCTTAAAGATGAACATCTCCCAAGATGTGCTCTTAGCACTGATGAACTTTTGCAG ATCTCTGGAGAAGCACCAGTTGTAAGGAAGGCACTGTATCAGATTGCCTCTCGTCTTCATGATAATCCTTCACGAACCCAACATTTGCTTGCTTCTGCTGTACCCGCAAGCTTATACTCATCACCTGGCTCACTTATGGGTGGACCTGGTGGTGCACCTATCTATACTCCAATTGTAAGTCCTTATGGAGGGTACAATAGCGAACGATCCAATCGATCTCGGTCATCGTACTCTTCTAGGGGAGATACTTCATCCAAAGAATTTTCTGTTCGCTTTGTGTGCCCCACTGTGAATATCGGAGGTGTGATTGGAAAAGGTGGTGCAATTATCACCCAAATCCGGCAGGAGACGAGGGCTAATATTAAAGTTGATAGTTCATCTGCCGAGGGTGATGACTGTCTGATAACCATCTCATCGAAGGAG TATCTAGAGGATCAAGTTTCTCCTACTATTGAAGCAGCGAGGCGGTTGCAACCCAGGTGTAGTGAGAAAACTGAGAGAGACTCgggaattgtttcattcacaacTCGTATCCTTGTGCACTCGTCGTGCATTGGTTGTTTAATTGGAAAAGGTGGTGCTATCATTAGTGAGATGCGGAACATGACCAGAGCTAATATTCGGATACTTTCAAAGGATGACCTTCCAAAGGTTGCAGCAGCTGATGATGAAATGGTTCAG ATCTCTGGCGATCTTGATGTTGCTGAAACTGCGCTCATAAATATAACATCAAGACTGCGAGCAAATCTTTTTGAAAAGGAGGGGCAAGTGATTCTCCCTGTTCATCCTTATCCTCCTGTTTCACCAGAAGTTGATAGATTTCCATATGAAGGTAGAGAGAGTAGAAGATATGGTCGTGACGTACCTTACTCTGCGGGCTATAGCTCTAACGATTTACCTCCTCCTGAACCTTATGGTAGCTATGCTGGTTTACAG AGCAGTGGAGGTGGAACTAGATATGATGCGTATGGCGGTTATTCTTCAGGACGCACTAGTTCTTCAGC ATTTTCTGGTAGATTGTCTGGCCCAAATCCGGGATCCCGCCGCAAGCCCTACTACTAA